A stretch of Brassica napus cultivar Da-Ae chromosome C6, Da-Ae, whole genome shotgun sequence DNA encodes these proteins:
- the LOC125575038 gene encoding SNF1-related protein kinase regulatory subunit gamma-like PV42b isoform X2, whose translation MMTSLSASSQFLLRLSFNFKPFVCLLTRTQNLHAMQSSNRLNPSRLIDFTVKDLTVDKLRLIEVPDNATLADALNAMVANRVRAVPVAAVPGQWLGAGGSMIVESDKETGRVKKQYIGMVTMLDVVAHIAGNEEENGLDKKMAAHVSSIIGHCPEGRSLWSLNPNTSIMDCMEILSKGIHRVLVPLDSNVENTSGPELVESASAYTMLTQMDLVSFFLDQSSHLQAILSCTVTDLSAVNDNVLAITSQARVKDAVKCMSMAMLNAVPIVEASSDEEDHTQLVDGKNRRVVGTFSASDLKGCNLATLRSWLPLNALEFAEKIPRTPLFASAPARELVTCHVTSTLVQVIRMATTRRVHRVWVVDKNDGLQGLVSLTDIIAAVRAAISTSTS comes from the exons ATGATGACTAGTTTATCAGCCTCATCCCAGTTTCTTCTTCGACTAAGCTTTAATTTCAAGCCCTTCGTCTGTCTTCTCACCCGAACACAAAACCTTCATGCCATGCAGTCTTCAAACCGGCTCAATCCTAGCCGTCTGATTGATTTCACGGTCAAAGATCTGACGGTGGACAAGCTGCGGCTCATCGAAGTTCCGGATAACGCCACCCTAGCAGACGCCTTAAACGCCATG GTGGCAAACCGAGTAAGAGCGGTGCCCGTGGCTGCGGTACCAGGGCAGTGGTTGGGGGCTGGAGGATCCATGATAGTTGAGTCGGACAAAGAGACCGGAAGGGTAAAGAAACAGTACATAGGAATGGTGACAATGCTGGATGTTGTGGCTCACATCGCCGGAAATGAGGAAGAGAATGGGCTTGATAAGAAAATGGCTGCTCATGTCTCTTCTATCATTGGTCATTGCCCTGAGGGTCGAAGCTTATGGTCTCTCAACCCCAATACCAG CATAATGGATTGTATGGAGATTCTGAGCAAAGGAATACACAGAGTATTGGTTCCATTGGACAGTAACGTAGAGAATACCTCAGGACCAGAGTTGGTAGAGTCAGCCTCTGCTTACACAATGCTGACTCAGATGGATCTAGTCTCCTTCTTCCTCGACCAATCATCCCATCTCCAAGCTATCCTCTCCTGCACTGTCACTGACCTCTCCGCTGTAAACGACAATGTTTTAGCCATCACTAGCCAG GCAAGAGTAAAAGATGCAGTTAAATGCATGAGTATGGCAATGCTAAACGCCGTGCCTATCGTTGAAGCCTCCAGCGATGAAGAGGATCATACACAGCTCGTGGAC GGGAAAAACCGGAGGGTGGTGGGGACTTTCTCGGCGAGTGATCTGAAGGGATGTAATTTAGCCACGTTGCGTTCTTGGTTGCCATTAAACGCGCTTGAATTCGCCGAGAAAATACCAAGAACCCCCTTGTTCGCATCAGCACCTGCGAGGGAGCTCGTGACATGTCACGTGACATCTACCTTGGTCCAAGTGATCCGTATGGCCACCACGAGACGTGTACACAGAGTTTGGGTCGTGGACAAGAACGATGGGCTTCAAGGCCTCGTTTCTCTTACTGACATTATCGCTGCAGTCCGAGCCGCTATCTCTACCTCGACCTCCTAA
- the LOC125575038 gene encoding SNF1-related protein kinase regulatory subunit gamma-like PV42b isoform X1, producing the protein MMTSLSASSQFLLRLSFNFKPFVCLLTRTQNLHAMQSSNRLNPSRLIDFTVKDLTVDKLRLIEVPDNATLADALNAMSLFCIKLVANRVRAVPVAAVPGQWLGAGGSMIVESDKETGRVKKQYIGMVTMLDVVAHIAGNEEENGLDKKMAAHVSSIIGHCPEGRSLWSLNPNTSIMDCMEILSKGIHRVLVPLDSNVENTSGPELVESASAYTMLTQMDLVSFFLDQSSHLQAILSCTVTDLSAVNDNVLAITSQARVKDAVKCMSMAMLNAVPIVEASSDEEDHTQLVDGKNRRVVGTFSASDLKGCNLATLRSWLPLNALEFAEKIPRTPLFASAPARELVTCHVTSTLVQVIRMATTRRVHRVWVVDKNDGLQGLVSLTDIIAAVRAAISTSTS; encoded by the exons ATGATGACTAGTTTATCAGCCTCATCCCAGTTTCTTCTTCGACTAAGCTTTAATTTCAAGCCCTTCGTCTGTCTTCTCACCCGAACACAAAACCTTCATGCCATGCAGTCTTCAAACCGGCTCAATCCTAGCCGTCTGATTGATTTCACGGTCAAAGATCTGACGGTGGACAAGCTGCGGCTCATCGAAGTTCCGGATAACGCCACCCTAGCAGACGCCTTAAACGCCATG TCGTTGTTTTGTATCAAACTGGTGGCAAACCGAGTAAGAGCGGTGCCCGTGGCTGCGGTACCAGGGCAGTGGTTGGGGGCTGGAGGATCCATGATAGTTGAGTCGGACAAAGAGACCGGAAGGGTAAAGAAACAGTACATAGGAATGGTGACAATGCTGGATGTTGTGGCTCACATCGCCGGAAATGAGGAAGAGAATGGGCTTGATAAGAAAATGGCTGCTCATGTCTCTTCTATCATTGGTCATTGCCCTGAGGGTCGAAGCTTATGGTCTCTCAACCCCAATACCAG CATAATGGATTGTATGGAGATTCTGAGCAAAGGAATACACAGAGTATTGGTTCCATTGGACAGTAACGTAGAGAATACCTCAGGACCAGAGTTGGTAGAGTCAGCCTCTGCTTACACAATGCTGACTCAGATGGATCTAGTCTCCTTCTTCCTCGACCAATCATCCCATCTCCAAGCTATCCTCTCCTGCACTGTCACTGACCTCTCCGCTGTAAACGACAATGTTTTAGCCATCACTAGCCAG GCAAGAGTAAAAGATGCAGTTAAATGCATGAGTATGGCAATGCTAAACGCCGTGCCTATCGTTGAAGCCTCCAGCGATGAAGAGGATCATACACAGCTCGTGGAC GGGAAAAACCGGAGGGTGGTGGGGACTTTCTCGGCGAGTGATCTGAAGGGATGTAATTTAGCCACGTTGCGTTCTTGGTTGCCATTAAACGCGCTTGAATTCGCCGAGAAAATACCAAGAACCCCCTTGTTCGCATCAGCACCTGCGAGGGAGCTCGTGACATGTCACGTGACATCTACCTTGGTCCAAGTGATCCGTATGGCCACCACGAGACGTGTACACAGAGTTTGGGTCGTGGACAAGAACGATGGGCTTCAAGGCCTCGTTTCTCTTACTGACATTATCGCTGCAGTCCGAGCCGCTATCTCTACCTCGACCTCCTAA